GAGCCGGCCGCCCGCGAGCAGCTCGTGTTGCTCGCCGGCGGTGACGCGCGCCGCGCCCTGACCTACCTCGAAGCCGCCGCCGAAGCGATCGACGATGGCGGCGCGATCACCGTCGAGGTGGTGCACGACAACGTCAACCGCGCGATCGTGCGTTACGACCGCGACGGGGACCAGCACTACGACGTCATCTCCGCGTTTATCAAGTCGATCCGCGGCTCGGACGTCGATGCGGCTCTGCACTACCTGGCGCGCATGATCGAGGCGGGGGAGGACCCCCGGTTCATCGCGCGCCGCCTGGTCATCCACGCCTCGGAGGACATCGGGATGGCGGATCCGACCGCGCTGCAGACGGCGTCGGCCGCGGCCCAGGCCGTGCAGTTCATCGGGATGCCGGAAGGGCGGCTCGCCCTCGCCCAGGCGACGATCCACCTCGCCACGGCGCCGAAGAGCAATGCCGTCTACGAAGCGATCAACCGCGCTCAGGCGGACGTCGCTAAGGGCAAAGCTGGCCCGGTCCCCGCGCACCTGCGTGACGGGCACTACAAGAATGCGGAGGCGATGGGAAACGCCGTGGGCTACGTCTACCCGCACGACGATGAGCGTGGGGTGGTTCAGCAGCGCTACATTCCGGAGGGTCTCGACGACGCCGTCTACTACGACCCGGCTGGCCATGGCGCGGAGAAGCGGATCAGGGAATACTTGGGCCGGCTGCGGCGGATGGTGCGCGGCAGCTAGCGCCCCGCCACGCGGTCGATCGCCGGCGAGGGCACCCGCGCGGGTAAAGTGGTTTGCGGTTTTACTCCCCTTCCACTTGTTAAAGGATATCGCCCGTGCAGACCCATGAGATCCGAGAGCGTTTCACCCAGCACTTCGTCGACGCCGGACACGAGCCGGTGCCGAGTGCCTCGCTGATCTTGGATGACCCGACGCTGCTGTTCGTCAACGCGGGCATGGTGCCGTTTAAGCCCTACTTCCTGGGCCAGCAGACCCCGCCGTTTGCCTCGGGCACTGCGACATCCATTCAGAAGTGCGTGCGCACCCTCGACATCGAAGAAGTCGGCATCACCACCCGCCACAATACGTTCTTCCAGATGGCGGGCAACTTCTCCTTCGGCCAGTACTTCAAGGAAGGCGCGATCAAGCACGCCTGGGCGCTTCTGACCAACCCGGTCTCCGAGGGCGGCTACGGGCTTGACCCGCAGCGGTTGTGGGTCACCGTCTACCTTGACGACGACGAAGCCGCCGACATTTGGGAGAACGTTATCGGCGTGCCCGCCGAGCGGATCCAGCGCATGGGCATGGAGGACAACTTCTGGTCCATGGGCGTGCCCGGGCCCTGCGGGCCGTGCTCCGAGATCTACTACGACCGCGGCCCCGAGCACGGCAAAGAGGGTGGCCCCATCGCCGACGACACGCGCTACCTCGAAATTTGGAACCTCGTGTTCATGGAGTCGATCCGCGGCGAGGGCGACAAGAAGGGTTTCGAGATCATCGGCGAGCTGCCGAAGAAGAACATCGACACCGGCATGGGCGTTGAGCGCGTCGCCTGCATCCTGCAGGGCGTGGACAACGTCTACGAGACGGACCTTCTGCGCCCAGTGATCGACGCCGCCATCTCGCTCACCGGCGCGCGCTACAACGCGGGCAATCAGCGTGACGACGTCCGCTTCCGCGTGATCGCCGACCACTCGCGCACCGCGATGATGATCATCCTGGACGGCGTCACGCCGTCCAACGAAGGCCGCGGCTACATCCTGCGCCGCCTGCTGCGCCGCATCGTGCGCTCGGCACGCCTCCTCGGCGCCACCGCGCCGGTGCTGGAGTCGTTCATGAACACGATCATGGACACCATGACCCCGTCGTTCCCCGAGATCGCCGACAACCGCGAGCGCATCGTCCGCGTCGCCGTGGCCGAGGAGCGCGCGTTTATGAAGACGCTGGAGTCCGGCACGCACCGCTTCGAGGAGGCCGCGGCATCGGTGAAGGCTGCTGGGGCCGGCACGCTGCCGGGAGCCCAAGCCTTCGAGCTGCACGACACCTACGGTTTCCCCATCGACCTGACGCTGGAGATGGCCCGCGAGTCCGGCCTCAAGGTGGACATGGAGGAGTTCAACCGGGAGATGGCGCTGCAGCGCCAGCGCGCCAAGGCTGACAACAAGGCGAAGAAGCAGGGCAACGTCGACGAGTCCCTCTACCGCGAGTGGGTCGATACCCGCCCGACTGAGTTCGTCGGGTTCAGCGAGCTGACCCACGACGGCACCGTCATCGGCCTCGTGCGCGACGGCGAGAAGGTCACCGAGGTCTCCCAGGGCGATGAGGTCGAGGTCATCCTCGACGTCACCCCGATGTACGCCGAGTCCGGCGGCCAGATGGGCGACCGCGGCCGCATCGTCGTCGGCGACACCGTGCTCAACGTCACCGACGTGCAGAAGGTGGGCAAGAAGCTGTGGATCCACAAAGCCACCGTGCAAAACGGCGGGCTTGACCTGGGCCAGGGCGTGACCACCGAGGTCGACAGCGCGT
Above is a window of Corynebacterium sanguinis DNA encoding:
- a CDS encoding replication-associated recombination protein A, with product MEEGLFGNDLAARAAGNRGSSLFAVGESAPLAARMRPQSLSDVVGQDHVLGEGKPLRRLVEGSGAASVILYGPPGTGKTTIASLIASTMGQNFVGLSALSSGVKEVREVIAQARRDIARGEKTVLFIDEVHRFSKTQQDALLAAVENRTVLLVAATTENPSFSVVAPLLSRSLLLQLRSLEPDDIGRVLDRAMEDERGVGGDKTLEPAAREQLVLLAGGDARRALTYLEAAAEAIDDGGAITVEVVHDNVNRAIVRYDRDGDQHYDVISAFIKSIRGSDVDAALHYLARMIEAGEDPRFIARRLVIHASEDIGMADPTALQTASAAAQAVQFIGMPEGRLALAQATIHLATAPKSNAVYEAINRAQADVAKGKAGPVPAHLRDGHYKNAEAMGNAVGYVYPHDDERGVVQQRYIPEGLDDAVYYDPAGHGAEKRIREYLGRLRRMVRGS
- the alaS gene encoding alanine--tRNA ligase, with amino-acid sequence MQTHEIRERFTQHFVDAGHEPVPSASLILDDPTLLFVNAGMVPFKPYFLGQQTPPFASGTATSIQKCVRTLDIEEVGITTRHNTFFQMAGNFSFGQYFKEGAIKHAWALLTNPVSEGGYGLDPQRLWVTVYLDDDEAADIWENVIGVPAERIQRMGMEDNFWSMGVPGPCGPCSEIYYDRGPEHGKEGGPIADDTRYLEIWNLVFMESIRGEGDKKGFEIIGELPKKNIDTGMGVERVACILQGVDNVYETDLLRPVIDAAISLTGARYNAGNQRDDVRFRVIADHSRTAMMIILDGVTPSNEGRGYILRRLLRRIVRSARLLGATAPVLESFMNTIMDTMTPSFPEIADNRERIVRVAVAEERAFMKTLESGTHRFEEAAASVKAAGAGTLPGAQAFELHDTYGFPIDLTLEMARESGLKVDMEEFNREMALQRQRAKADNKAKKQGNVDESLYREWVDTRPTEFVGFSELTHDGTVIGLVRDGEKVTEVSQGDEVEVILDVTPMYAESGGQMGDRGRIVVGDTVLNVTDVQKVGKKLWIHKATVQNGGLDLGQGVTTEVDSAWRHGARQAHTATHLIHAALRQVLGPTAVQAGSLNKPGYLRFDFNYTEQLSDEQMREIATITNQAVDADFAVNTIETSLEEAKAMGAMALFGENYGDVVRVVEIGGPFSIELCGGTHVDHSSQIGPVAVLGESSVGSGARRIEAYSGLESFRYFSREAALASGLAAELKTPTEQLPDRIAQLTDRLRAAEKELEAMRRQQLSSQTAQYVEQAQRVGEFSLVAVTLPDGLGAGDLRTMASDVRERLGTQPGVVVLASSVDGKVPFAVAATKSAVQAGVKSGDLVKLIGGYVDGKGGGKPDLAQGSGSNPEGLSAGFNAVRDHLAQA